In Diaphorobacter ruginosibacter, the genomic stretch GCCATTCACGATGCACTCAACACCCCCGAGGTGAAGGCCAAGATCGAGGCCTCGGGCGCCGAAGTCGTCGGCTCCACGCCGCAGGAGCTCAGCAGGCAGATGGCAGCGGACACAGCCAAATGGGCCGCGGTCATCCGCCGCAACAACATCACACCTGATTGAATTGAATGACAAGGGAACTCCGATGAGAATCCAACCCATTGTTCCGGGCACGCGCAGCGAACTGGTCGGGATAGAGCAGCAGATCCTGGCGGAACGCGGCCGCATCTCCCCGCTGTACCAGGTGCTGCTGCACAGCCCGGCCATCGCCAGGGGCTGGGAGCAGATGCTGTCGGCGGTGCGCAACTACAGCAGCATCGATGCGGGCATCCGGGAACTCGTGATCCTGCGTGTCGCGATGCTCAACAGCGCCGCCTATGAATTCGAGGCCCATGTGCCCCATGCACTCAAGGCCGGCGTGTCGCAGGAGGCCATCGATGCCACGCGACATCTGGGCACGGCGCAGAGCGCACACTGGAACGCCGCGCAGCAACTGGCCATCGAGGCGACCGATGCGCTGACGCGCGGTGCCGATGTGCCGGAACCCCTGTTTGCCCGTGTGGCGGCACAGTTCAGCGAACAGGAGCAGGTGGAATTCTTCGCCACGGTGGGGGCATACAACATGGTGTCGCGCTTCCTCAACGCGTTCCAGATCGGGCATTGAAGATGGCAGAGATGGTTTTGAACGACGCATCGCCGGCCACGGTGCACGCCCTGCTGCTGCAAGTGCCGTTCACATCGGCGGAATCGGCGCTGGAAGAGGCACGCCATGCGGAGTCGACGCTGCGCGATGCGGGCTTCGCACAGGCTCCCCGACTGCTGCGCGTGGCCCATCAATCGCCGGCGGGCAGCTATGTGTACTTCGTCTTCGATGAGGCCGTCGTGCTGGATGCCGCGGCCGTGCGGGAAGCGGAGCGCAGGCTGCGGCAAGGCGGCGATTCCCTGGCACGGTGCCGGCTTTCCCGACTGCAGCTCGTGCTGCACCGCGACGGCCCATCGATCGCCTCGCATGCCCCCGTCCACTACGTCGTCGAGATGGACCCGGAGGAGGGTTGGCGGGAAGAGCTGTTCCGCTGGTACAACGAGGAGCACCTCCCGGGCCTTGCCTCCGTGGAGGGCACCGTGCGTGCCGACCGCTACCTCAACCTGGACCACGGTCCGCTGTCGCTCGCCTGCTATGACCTGGTCGGCGAAGCCGTCATGGGCTGCCCCGACTGGCTCGCGGTGCGTGGCACCGACTGGAGCTCCCGGGTGCGGCCGCATTTCACGAACACGAAGCGGACGATGTTCGCGAAATTGAAATAGCGCTGGCTCCACCGGGCCGCACCAGCACCTCGTAGCAGCCTGCGTCGCCAGCCGAGCGCATCACGTCGATGCGCACCGGCAGGAACTGCTCGATCACCTCGAAGTTCGTGCGCGCATGCTGCGTGAGCGGGCTGCAGGTGTAGCGCGCAGCGCGGCCTGTGCGGTGCACGGCGAGTGCCAGGGGCAGGGCCCATTGGTCGCCCAGGTAAGGGCCCACGGCGGACTCGGCGGCGAGGTACTTGCGCACCTCGCCCGCGAGCGAGCGGGCGACCTGCTCGGAGCTCACGCCACGCTCGCCCAGGCGCGTGAACACCTCGCAGACGTTGGCGTATTCCAGGATGGCCATGAGCGCGTTGCCGGGGCCTTCGTCCTGGCGCGTGTCGCCGTGCCGCATCTGCGTCTCGTCCCAATGGAGCTGCTGGCGCAGCTCTTCCAGCTCACGCCGCGCGATGGAGCGAGGGATGGCGGCGCACAGGCATTCCGCATAGCTGGCGCGCCGCTCGCCACGGTCCACCAGGTCAAAGGGCGAGAGCGTATCGGCGGCGGGGCTGATCTCGGCCTCGATCACGCCTCCACCAGCGGGGTAGAAGCCATGCCGCTTGAGCCTGAGTTGCACGGGCGCGCCCAGGCGGCGCATCAGCGGCGCATAGCTCAGGTCGAGAAAATGGAAGGGCGGCGCCATCGGGTTGTGGGTACCTCCCTTGATCACGACGCGGCTCACGCCGTCGCCGAACAGCAGTGCCGGCCAGATGGTCTGCAGCACCAGCGTGCTGCTGCCCGCCGAGCCGATGACGAATTCGTAGTCGCCGGAGCGCAGCGCGCCTGGCGTGAACGCCAGACGCTGCGAGTTGAGCTCGGCGCCTTCAGCCTGTGCGCCCGAGATCTCCGATGCTGCGTTCACGCAGGTCAGGTGCTGGCGCATGAGGCCCGGCTTTGCGCGCCTGGCGCGAATGTTGTTCAGGACGAAAGGCCGGCCGGTAACGATGGAGAGCGCCAGCGATGTCCGCAGGATCTGTCCACCGCCCTCGCCGGTGGAGCCGTCTATGTGGATGAGGTCCATGGTCTTGTCCTCTCTTTCTTTTGTATATGCTTGTTCATCGGCCTGCAGGGGCAGGCCGTTCTGAGACCATCTCCGCTTCAACCCTTCACGCAGACCACCTGCTTCAGGGTATGGACCACTTCCACCAGGTCCTGCTGTGCGGCCATCACCGCGTCGATGTCCTTGTAGGCCATGGGGATCTCGTCGATCACGTCCGCGTCCTTCCGGCATTCCACGCCCTCGGTGGCCTTGATCTGGTCGGCCACGGTGAACAGCTTCTTCGCCTTGGTCCGGCTCATCACCCGGCCCGCGCCGTGGCTGCAGCTCTCGAAGCTCTCAGGGTTTCCAAGGCCGCGAACGATGTAGCTTCGTGCGCCCATGCTTCCGGGGATGATTCCCATCTCGCCGCGCTTGGCGCTCACCGCGCCTTTTCGGGTCACGAACACGTCCTCACCGAAGTGGTGTTCCTTCTGCACATAGTTGTGGTGGCAATTCACCGCTTCCACATGCGACTCGAACGGCTTGGCGATCACCTTGCGCACGGCGGCGATCAGGTTGGTCATCATCACTTCGCGGTTCTTCATCGCGAACTTCTGTGCCCAGGACACACCACGTACGTAGTCTCCGAAGTACTGCGCGCCTTCCTCGAAATACGCCAGATCCTTATCGGGCAGGTTGCGCATGTTGCGCTCCGCGTCCTTCTTGGCCAGCTCGATGAAATGGTTGCCGATGGCATTACCCACCCCACGCGAACCCGAGTGCAGCATGAACCACACGAAGTCGTTCTGGTCCAGGCAGACTTCCACGAAGTGGTTTCCGGAACCCAGCGTTCCCAGATGCTTGTGGTTGTTGGTGTTCTTCAGGCGTGGATGCAGTTCCGCCAACTGGTTGAATTCATCCACCAGGCCAGCCCACGCCTGGTCCACCGCTTCGGGCGGTGTATCCCAGGCACCGGGGTCGCGCCCGCGATGCTTCGGTGCAAAGCCATGGGGAATCGCACGTTCGATCGCGGAGCGCAGCCGCGCGAGGTTATCGGGCAGATCGGTGGCGCGCAGCGTGGTCTTGGCGGCCATCATTCCGCATCCGATATCCACACCCACGGCCGCCGGAATGATCGCCTTGATCGTGGGAATCACCGAGCCGATGGTGGCGCCAACTCCCAGGTGCACGTCGGGCATCGCCGCGATGTGCTTGAACACGATGGGCAGGCGCGACGTGTTGACCAGCTGGTTGCGCGCCTCGTCTTCCACCGGCACACCCTTGGTCCACATCTTGATGGGGACACCGTTGGGCACTTGTGCCACGTTGTAGTTCAGTTCTTTATCGTCAGACATTTTCTGTTCTCTTTCTTCGTTCGACTGTGTCGGGATGAATGCCCCGCCGCGACAAGGAGGGGTGAAATATTCGTGCTCTACCGGGCTGAGCTACGGTCTCTCGACCGGCGGGATTCGAACCCGCGACCACGAGCATCCAAAGCTGTAATTCCACCTGCATTCGCAGCAAGGCATTCAAAACTGTCTTTCTCGGTCTTCTTATCCTGGCCGGTACGCCCATGTGTCGCATCCGGCAGTTTTTCTTGTTGAGGTGAATGGCCGCCAGGCATCGACAAGGGACGGTGAAACATGTGCTTTCCGGTGCTCTGCCAGGCTGAGCCAACGCCGCCCTCTGCTGAAGGTGGTGTGCGGGATTCGAACCCGCGACCTCCGGATTAATGTAGTTCCACCAGCATTCGACGCCTGGCTTCCAAAACTCGGCAATATGCAATGAAGCTCACGCGACAAGGGGTAGCAAGACATCGCCATGTCCGGTTGCCCGGCTGAGGAGTCGAACCTCGGCATCCAATGTAGTCCTGCAAGCATTCGCATTTGCTTCAAACTCGTTTCCAACCTTCTTTCCGATCGTTGTTCCAAGGAGGGGGCTGGGACACCCGCCGCCGGCGACAAGAAGTGGATGAGACGTTACAGATTTGGATGTAGTCCCATCGGCATTCGCCGGCAGCAAGTGTTCACTCAACCCCTCATTGCGCGGTGAGCACGACCTTCTCGATCTCGCCCACCCAGTGGGCGGCACCCAGCTTGCCTTGGGCGAAGCTGGCCACCACATCGAACACCGCGTCGCTGAAGCCACCCACATTCAGGATGTCGGCGCGCTCCATCGCCTGCGTCGTTCCATAGGGCTGGATGTCGATGCACACCAGCTTCGCACGGGGGTTGCGTTGCTTGATGCGTTCCCACTCCAGCATCGTCGCCGTGGCGCCGCGGCGGTTTCCGTCCACCCAGGACTCGTTGTCCGAGACCATGATGACCAGGTCCACCTTGGCCTTTTCGTCGGCCAGCAGCTTCAGGGGCGCGCTGCAGTTGGTTCCGCCTCCACCGATCTTCGCGAGCTTCTGTGCATTGGTCATCACGGAATCCCGGCCGTTCAGCTTGAGCTTCACCACCGCCTGCTCGAATGGCAGCACACGTGCATCGCCGTTCTTGCGCAGCACCGCAGCCGCCATCAGGCCTGCCACGTCGATGCAGCGCACCTTGGACGAGGCCGATCCACGATACCCGGTGACGATGGTGCTCATCGAGCCCGACACGTCGGGGCACACCACCACGTTGCCTTCGAAGCGCGGCACGTTGGAGAGCGCGATTTCCATCGCGTCCTGCAAGGCGTTGCGCACGGCGGCAGGTATCTGGTCGTCCGTGGCCATGTAGGCCGCCAGCAGCTGGTAGGGCATCACCCGGGCCCTGGCGATGGCGTTCGCATCACGCAGCTTGCGCGCGATCACGTCCGTCATTCCGGGCAGCCTGAACACCTCGTTGCGGGCGAAGGTGTTCAGATTCTGGCGAACCATCTGCCACGATCCCTTCCTGGCGATCTCCGCCCATTGCTTGTTGTACAAGGCCAGGGCCGTCAGCATCTGGAAGGGCACGTCGGGCACGTCGAGCGAAACCACGCCCTTGGCGTTATCGCGCTTGAAGCGTTCGAACGCCTGCGTGATGGGCGGCAGATCGGCCTCGTTGAAGGGCTTTCCGATCAGCCATGCGAACCACGCGGCACGCCAGGCCTCGGCAGGCTTGGGGTGAACCATCTTCACCACGTCGGCGAGCGAAGGCGTGTTACCTACCGCGGCGTTCAGCAATTGCTTCTCGGATGCCGTCAGCAACCAGTTCTGCACCAGCTTCTTGGGACGCGTTCCCAGCGACTTGCGGCCCATGGCGCCGCTTCGCACCACCTGCACGAAGTTGCGCAGCATCTTGCCGTTGTCGATCACGCGGCCGAACACCTGCGCAAGCAGCTCGGTGTTCCACACGGCGAGCGCGGCGGCCAGCGTGGCAGGCATGTCCTTCATGTAGCCGCGTTCGCGGGCATAGACGGCAGTCTTGGCGGTGAACTCGTTATCCACCGTCAACACCAGGTTGGCGAGCTGGTCCAGCTGATCCTCAGCGCTGGCGTAGAAAGTCTGGCCCAGGCAACCGGTGACCGCGATCTGCGCAAGCTGATGGCGCGGCTCGAACGCATATGCGCCGGAACCTGCGTTGTTCAGCGTGTTGGCCGGGGCCAGTGTTGCGCTGTTGCGGGTAGAGAAGAGTTGCGTGTTGACCATGATGACTTTCCTTTCGTCCTTGCTTTCCTTGTTTCTCGGATCTGTTGTTCAACTTGTGTTGTGCCTTCTTTATTGCAACGGGTGTGCCAACTTTCTCCTCATGGCGCTTGGTTTGTATAACTTATTGATTTCATTTGATAAATTTCTTTATTCGGAAGATTGCCTAAAAAAATTGCAACTTCGTTTGTGAATAAAACTAGAATTAAAGATAGTGAATTAGAAAATTGGATATGGCCAAGAAAACCGTCGCGATAGGCTTCATCGGAACGCAGCTCGACTCCGGCCTGGGTGCGGGCCGCTGGTCGAAGTGGCGGCCCACGGTGTCGCTGGTGCAGCACGAGGACACGCAGATCGATCGCCTCGACCTGCTCTACTCGGTGCGCTACCGGTCGCTGGCCGATACGCTGGTGAAGGACATCGCCAACGTGTCTCCCGAGACCGAGGTGCGCCTGATCCCGCTGGAGGTCAACGACCCCTGGGACTTCGGCGAGATGTACGCGGCCATCTACGACTGGGTGCGCGGCTATGCGTTCGACCCCGAGAACGAGCAGTACTGGGTGCATATCACCACCGGCACGCACGTGGCCCAGATCTGCATGTTCCTGATGGTGGAATCGCGCCAGATTCCGGGTGTGCTGCTGCAGACCTCGCCGCCGCGCAAGCAGGTGGAGGGTGCCGCCGGCGAGTTCACGCTGATCGACCTGGATCTCTCGCGCTACGACGTGCTCGCGCAGCGCTTCCACCAGGCCAAGGAAGAGGCGATCGAGTTCCTGAAAAGCGGCATTGCCACGCGCAATGCGCGGTTCAACCGGTTGATCGAGGAGATCGAGCGCGTGGCGGTGCGTTCGCGGGCGCCTGTCCTGTTCACCGGGCCGACGGGCGCGGGCAAGTCGCACCTGGCGCGCCGCATGTTCGAGCTGAAGAAGTCGCGCCACCAGATCGAAGGTGATTTCGTCGAGGTGAACTGCGCCACGCTGCGCGGCGACGGTGCGGCCTCCACGCTGTTCGGCCACAAGAAGGGGGCTTTCACGGGCGCGGCGGCGGACCGCGCGGGCCTATTGCGCGCGGCGCACCACGGCGTGCTGTTCCTTGATGAAATCGGCGAACTGGGGCTCGACGAGCAGGCCATGCTGCTCAAGGCGGTGGAGGAAAAGCGTTTCTTCCCGATGGGCAGCGACAAGGAGGTGACGAGCGACTTTCAGCTCGTGGCGGGCACCAACCGCGACCTGCGCGTGGATGTGGCCGAGGGCCGCTTCCGGGAAGATCTTTTCGCGCGCATCAACCTGTGGTCCTACACCCTGCCGGGCTTGGCGCAGCGGCCCGAGGACATCGAGCCCAACATGGACCACATGCTGGCGCGCTCATCGGCGGAGACCGGCCATGCCGTGCGCTTCAATGCCGAGGCGCGTGCGGCCTACCTCCAGTTCGCGCGATCGGGCGAGGCGCCGTGGAGCGGCAATTTCCGCGATCTGGCGGCCAGCGTCACGCGGTTGGCCACGCTGGCCGAGGGCGGGCGCATTTCCGTCGACCAGGTGGCGGCCGAGACCAGCCGCCTGCGCTGGCTGTGGCAGCACGCACAGGGCGGCGCGCCAGATGCGCGCGCGCCTGCCGATGCGGGGCTGGATGAACTGCTCGCGCCCGGAGTGCTGGCAGGGCTCGACTGCTTCGACCGGCTGCAGCTCCAGTCGGTCATCCAGGTCTGCCGCCAGTCCCGCACGTTGTCGGAAGCGGGGCGCCGGCTGTTCGACAAGTCGCGCGAGCAGCGTGCCGTCGTCAACGATGCTGATCGCTTGCGCAAATATCTGGGCAAGTTCGACCTGCGTTGGGACGATGTGGTGCGGGAGCCTGCCTAGTTGACATTGTTGACAAGTTCGGTGCCCGCAGCGGCTTGTTCAACAAACTCATCAACAGAAAACCCCCATTTATGCACAGTTCATCAACATGCATGTCGTGGTACGAATTCCTTTGAATTCAATGGTTTGCAGCAACAAAATGGCAGCCTTCGGAGTGGGCGGAGTGGGTCACTTCGCCGACCAGTGAACTGTGAATAACTTTGTGGGAAGAGACTGACAGAAACACCTGATCCTGCGGGCGCTGCGGTGTACCGGAACGACGCTCTTTTGCCTGGATTCCCGAGACCATTTGTGGAAAAGGCTTGTGATAACCATGTGCATAACCTCTGCATGGCTTGAGGATTTCTACGTCTTACAGGCGCTTCGCGGCGCGGTGGGGCGGGCGCAACGCATGGGGTTTGCGAGTCCCCAAGGCGGATTCGGCCGCTGGTAAAGTGCAGGCGAACGGTGGCTGCCACACTGCTGACATATGTCACGGATCGATGATCGATCACCATCGGCGTATTCAAGCGCCGCAGTGGGCACCCACACAATCGGCGTCGCCTGAACCGGGGCGAGCAGTTGTTTTTGCAAATTCAAGGAGTGGTTCACTATGAAGATCCGTCTGTTGGCTGCGGCCACCATCGCCAGCCTGACCATGGTTTGCGGCATGGCCCATGCCGATCAACTTTCCGACATCAAGAAAAAGGGCGAACTGGTAGTGGGTGTGCTGGGCACGGATGAGCCGCTGAGCTTCATCGACCCCAAGACGCGCGAACTGGTGGGCTACGACGTGGACATGGGCCGTGCCGTGGCGCAGAAGCTGGGCGTGAAGCCGGTCTTCAAGCAGATCACGCTGGCGGCGCGCATCCCCGAGCTGCAGCAGGGCCGCATCGATTTGCTGGCCGCATCGCTCACGCACAACAAGGAGCGCGAGGGCCAGATCGACTTCTCGCTGACCACCTTCATCACCGGCCAGAAGGTGATGGTCAAGGCGAACAACCCGATCAAGGACGTGCCCGAACTCGCCGGCAAGCGCGTGGCGACCGCCAAGGGCAGCTCGATGGAAGTGAACATCAAGAAGGCCGTGCCGACCGCCAACGTGATCTCGTTCGACACCTCGCCGCAG encodes the following:
- a CDS encoding carboxymuconolactone decarboxylase family protein, whose amino-acid sequence is MRIQPIVPGTRSELVGIEQQILAERGRISPLYQVLLHSPAIARGWEQMLSAVRNYSSIDAGIRELVILRVAMLNSAAYEFEAHVPHALKAGVSQEAIDATRHLGTAQSAHWNAAQQLAIEATDALTRGADVPEPLFARVAAQFSEQEQVEFFATVGAYNMVSRFLNAFQIGH
- the rtcA gene encoding RNA 3'-terminal phosphate cyclase, with the protein product MDLIHIDGSTGEGGGQILRTSLALSIVTGRPFVLNNIRARRAKPGLMRQHLTCVNAASEISGAQAEGAELNSQRLAFTPGALRSGDYEFVIGSAGSSTLVLQTIWPALLFGDGVSRVVIKGGTHNPMAPPFHFLDLSYAPLMRRLGAPVQLRLKRHGFYPAGGGVIEAEISPAADTLSPFDLVDRGERRASYAECLCAAIPRSIARRELEELRQQLHWDETQMRHGDTRQDEGPGNALMAILEYANVCEVFTRLGERGVSSEQVARSLAGEVRKYLAAESAVGPYLGDQWALPLALAVHRTGRAARYTCSPLTQHARTNFEVIEQFLPVRIDVMRSAGDAGCYEVLVRPGGASAISISRTSSASCS
- a CDS encoding RtcB family protein; the protein is MSDDKELNYNVAQVPNGVPIKMWTKGVPVEDEARNQLVNTSRLPIVFKHIAAMPDVHLGVGATIGSVIPTIKAIIPAAVGVDIGCGMMAAKTTLRATDLPDNLARLRSAIERAIPHGFAPKHRGRDPGAWDTPPEAVDQAWAGLVDEFNQLAELHPRLKNTNNHKHLGTLGSGNHFVEVCLDQNDFVWFMLHSGSRGVGNAIGNHFIELAKKDAERNMRNLPDKDLAYFEEGAQYFGDYVRGVSWAQKFAMKNREVMMTNLIAAVRKVIAKPFESHVEAVNCHHNYVQKEHHFGEDVFVTRKGAVSAKRGEMGIIPGSMGARSYIVRGLGNPESFESCSHGAGRVMSRTKAKKLFTVADQIKATEGVECRKDADVIDEIPMAYKDIDAVMAAQQDLVEVVHTLKQVVCVKG
- a CDS encoding vWA domain-containing protein; amino-acid sequence: MVNTQLFSTRNSATLAPANTLNNAGSGAYAFEPRHQLAQIAVTGCLGQTFYASAEDQLDQLANLVLTVDNEFTAKTAVYARERGYMKDMPATLAAALAVWNTELLAQVFGRVIDNGKMLRNFVQVVRSGAMGRKSLGTRPKKLVQNWLLTASEKQLLNAAVGNTPSLADVVKMVHPKPAEAWRAAWFAWLIGKPFNEADLPPITQAFERFKRDNAKGVVSLDVPDVPFQMLTALALYNKQWAEIARKGSWQMVRQNLNTFARNEVFRLPGMTDVIARKLRDANAIARARVMPYQLLAAYMATDDQIPAAVRNALQDAMEIALSNVPRFEGNVVVCPDVSGSMSTIVTGYRGSASSKVRCIDVAGLMAAAVLRKNGDARVLPFEQAVVKLKLNGRDSVMTNAQKLAKIGGGGTNCSAPLKLLADEKAKVDLVIMVSDNESWVDGNRRGATATMLEWERIKQRNPRAKLVCIDIQPYGTTQAMERADILNVGGFSDAVFDVVASFAQGKLGAAHWVGEIEKVVLTAQ
- the rtcR gene encoding RNA repair transcriptional activator RtcR yields the protein MAKKTVAIGFIGTQLDSGLGAGRWSKWRPTVSLVQHEDTQIDRLDLLYSVRYRSLADTLVKDIANVSPETEVRLIPLEVNDPWDFGEMYAAIYDWVRGYAFDPENEQYWVHITTGTHVAQICMFLMVESRQIPGVLLQTSPPRKQVEGAAGEFTLIDLDLSRYDVLAQRFHQAKEEAIEFLKSGIATRNARFNRLIEEIERVAVRSRAPVLFTGPTGAGKSHLARRMFELKKSRHQIEGDFVEVNCATLRGDGAASTLFGHKKGAFTGAAADRAGLLRAAHHGVLFLDEIGELGLDEQAMLLKAVEEKRFFPMGSDKEVTSDFQLVAGTNRDLRVDVAEGRFREDLFARINLWSYTLPGLAQRPEDIEPNMDHMLARSSAETGHAVRFNAEARAAYLQFARSGEAPWSGNFRDLAASVTRLATLAEGGRISVDQVAAETSRLRWLWQHAQGGAPDARAPADAGLDELLAPGVLAGLDCFDRLQLQSVIQVCRQSRTLSEAGRRLFDKSREQRAVVNDADRLRKYLGKFDLRWDDVVREPA
- a CDS encoding ABC transporter substrate-binding protein; this translates as MKIRLLAAATIASLTMVCGMAHADQLSDIKKKGELVVGVLGTDEPLSFIDPKTRELVGYDVDMGRAVAQKLGVKPVFKQITLAARIPELQQGRIDLLAASLTHNKEREGQIDFSLTTFITGQKVMVKANNPIKDVPELAGKRVATAKGSSMEVNIKKAVPTANVISFDTSPQALVAMQQGKAVAFVNDEMSLVRAMVELGDKRTEYKILPANISVEPLALGIRKGEAEFKKVVDETLRELESSGKAENLYEHWFGQKSSLKMGKRSFKIDSDKIDE